A window of bacterium genomic DNA:
TCACCTCGATACGTTGATACATAGATACGTAGACACAGCCTTACCCGGAATGACCCGTCTTCGTCCTTGGGCGTCGCCTATAGCTGTGCCCTCACAAGTCGGACTTCGCCGTGGCAGGCGGAGTACCTACTCCTTATCCCAGTTATCCCCTTCATCCCTTTTAAAAAGGGCAGTGCAAAGTGTAATGTGCAGCGTGTAGAGTAAGGACCTTGGACCTTGGACTTTGGACGTTGGACTCATAGAATTAGCCCTTCTGGGCTAATTCTATGAGCACCCCTCCTGTGCTCTTCGGATGCAGGAACGCAACCAGCGTCCCGTGGGCACCGTGCCTCGGTACCTTATCCACCAGCTCAACTCCAGCCGCCTCGAGCCTTTTGAGCTCCGCCCGGATGTCGTAGACCTCGAAGCACAGGTGGTGGATCCCCCCTCCCTTTTTCTCCAGGAATTTGGCCATGGCGCTGTCCTCTTTGACCGGCTGGACCAGCTCCACGCTGCCGGTTTCCATGGGCAGGAAGCCCACCTTCACCCCGAAACCGGGAACGTCGTCAACGCTCTCGACCTCAAAACCGAGGTTCCGATAGACCTCGATGGAGGCTTCAAGGTCTTCTACCGCTATGCCGATGTGGTCTAATTTGGGCTTTTTCATAAACACCTCGCACATGACACGGGGACATCACGCCTCTGGCGTGACAGGCTTCAGGCCCGGGGATACGGAGAAAAATTTTTTCAGCGTCGCTCCGTTCCCCTTGACTAAGGTTTTCTCAATGCCCTCACTGACCTCTGTGGTAAAAAAGCATCGCCTAACCGTGCCTTCGTTCAGATTGAGACCTCCCTCCGCCAGTCTCCGTGCCTCCGTGGTAAAAATAACCGCTTACATGGAAACCGGGATCGCTTCACATGGGTTATGGTTCGCGATGACAAGCACTGTTGGATTCCGGATCCTCGTTTTCCGTCGTCGTCCTTCGATTCAACTCAGGACTATGCCGCGACAAGCTACTCGGCCCGGAAGGACGGAGGAGTGTTTGGGGTTTTCCTTATCCCCTTTACTCCCTTCATCCCTGTTAAACTCGCCTTTATGTTTTGCTTTTGAATGTTGATAGAGTCGCAAAAAATCCAATCCGGGACTTTTTGCGAAGTCATCAATGTTGAACGCTTGCCACTACCGCACCTCAGGTTCCAAGTTCCATGTTACAGGTTTCGGGTTTCAGATATTACCTCGACACCTAGATACGTAGATACCTAGTTACAGCCTTATCTCTCCTTTTCCCCTTGTCCCCTCTTCTCCTTTTCCTGTGATTCACTGCGGCCGATGGATTCCAAAAACACGCCGCAATGAATCAGAAACCTCCCCCAGGGTCGCATAGGCACTCACTGATTCCCGGATAAGGGGCATCAGGTTGGAATGACCTTTGGCCCCGTCTTCCAGGGCTTTTAACCTGGCATCCACCTCCGCCTGGTTCCGGCGGCTCCGCACAGCCCGGACCCTCTCCACCTGGGATTTTTCCAGCTCCGGGTCCACCTTGAGAAGCTCACCGGCGAACCCCTCTTCCTTCACAGTAAAGGCGTTGACTCCTACCACGATCTGGTCCCCTGATTCTATCTCCATCTGGTACCGGTAGGCCGCCTCCTCGATCTCCCTGGCCTGGAAACCGGCATCAATAGCCTTCACCGCGCCGCCCAACTGGTCGATGCGTTCAATGTACTGTCCGGCCTGAGCCTCGATGGAGCCGGTCAAGGCTTCAATGGCGTAGGAACCTGCAAGGGGGTCGATGGTGCTGGCGACACCGCTTTCACTGGCGATGATCTGCTGTGTCCTGAGGGCGATTCGCACCGAGTCCTCGGTGGGGAGTGCCAGGGCCTCGTCCCTGGAGTTGGTGTGCAGGGATTGGGTCCCGCCCAGGACAGCGGCCAGGGCCTGGATGGCCACCCGGACCACGTTGTTCTCCGGCTGCTGGGCGGTGAGGGAACAGCCTGCCGTCTGGGTGTGAAACCGGAGCATCCACGAATTGGGGTTCTTCGCGGCAAACCGGTCCCGCATGATGCCGGCCCACAGGCGCCGGGCCGCCCGAAACTTGGCCACCTCCTCCAGAAAATCGTTGTGCACGTTGAAGAAAAAGGACAGCCGTGAGGCAAAAAGATCAACATCAAGACCGCTTTCAATGGCTGCCTGGACGTAGGCGATGCCGTCGGCAAGGGTAAAAGCAACCTCCTGGGCTGCCGTGCTGCCCGCCTCCCTCATATGATAACCGCTTATACTGATCGTATTGAACTGGGGCATCTGGTCTATGCAGTAGGCGAAGATATCGGTGATGATCCTCATGGATGGGGCGGGAGGAAAGATGTAGGTACCCCGGGCGATGTATTCCTTGAGGACGTCGTTCTGGATGGTTCCCCTGAGCTTTGCCGACGCCACCCCCTGCTTCGCCCCAACCTCCGCATAAAAGGATAGAAGGGTCGAAGCCGTTGAATTGATCGTCATGGAGGTACTGACTTTGTCGAGGGGGATCTGGTCAAAGAGGGTCTCAACATCGTCAAGGGAATCGATGGCCACACCCACCCGGCCCACCTCTCCCTCCGCCATAGGGTGGTCCGAGTCGTACCCCATCTGGGTAGGAAGATCAAAAGCCACGGAAAGCCCCGTCTGGCCCTGGTCAAGGAGGTATCTGTAA
This region includes:
- the mce gene encoding methylmalonyl-CoA epimerase, translated to MKKPKLDHIGIAVEDLEASIEVYRNLGFEVESVDDVPGFGVKVGFLPMETGSVELVQPVKEDSAMAKFLEKKGGGIHHLCFEVYDIRAELKRLEAAGVELVDKVPRHGAHGTLVAFLHPKSTGGVLIELAQKG
- a CDS encoding methylmalonyl-CoA mutase family protein, which codes for MSKDMKKQLELWESETYRPAVEKRPERKDIFTTISGQEVKPLYTPADVQDLDYTTDLGFPGEFPFTRGVRPSMYRGQFWTMRQYAGFGTAQESNLRYRYLLDQGQTGLSVAFDLPTQMGYDSDHPMAEGEVGRVGVAIDSLDDVETLFDQIPLDKVSTSMTINSTASTLLSFYAEVGAKQGVASAKLRGTIQNDVLKEYIARGTYIFPPAPSMRIITDIFAYCIDQMPQFNTISISGYHMREAGSTAAQEVAFTLADGIAYVQAAIESGLDVDLFASRLSFFFNVHNDFLEEVAKFRAARRLWAGIMRDRFAAKNPNSWMLRFHTQTAGCSLTAQQPENNVVRVAIQALAAVLGGTQSLHTNSRDEALALPTEDSVRIALRTQQIIASESGVASTIDPLAGSYAIEALTGSIEAQAGQYIERIDQLGGAVKAIDAGFQAREIEEAAYRYQMEIESGDQIVVGVNAFTVKEEGFAGELLKVDPELEKSQVERVRAVRSRRNQAEVDARLKALEDGAKGHSNLMPLIRESVSAYATLGEVSDSLRRVFGIHRPQ